GAACCCATGGTCGCTCAGCATCACGTCGTAGGGATTCTCGTACGGTTCGGTTCGCGGACCGGTGCGCTCGGGGAGATCGTCGAGATACGACGCCGCGACCGCGTAGACCTCGTCCTGCCACGCGCGCTCGCCTTTCGTCAGCCACTCGGTGTCGCCGAGGATCGCGACGCCGCCGTCCGGGCGAGTGCGTTCGCGGAGGCGGTCAAGCGTCGGTCCGCGGTCCATCCAGTGGAACGCGCGACCGATCGTCGTCACGTCGAACGGCCCTAGGCCGTCACCGAGGGACCCGCGCAGGTCGGCGTCGGACCCCCGAATCCACTCGACGTTGGCGACGCTCGCTCGGTCTGCCCCCTCGCGCGCGCCGTCCAGCATCGCTTCGTTGGGGTCCATCCCGACGACTGCACCCACGCGTGTGGCCAGCGGAACTGCGATCTGACCGGTGCCGCAGCCGAGGTCGAGCGCGCGTGAGGACTCGTCGAGGTCGAAGCGGTCGACGAGGTGATCGAGAGGGCGATCGCCGTACCGCGGTCGGTAGTGGGCGTAGTGGGATTCGGCGCTCGCGAAGGGGCCGTCGGCGGGCATGGCGGGGACGAGACGAGCGACCGAGGAATGAAGAAGCTGTCGGACCAAGGGATCGGTAGGTGACTCGTACCGACCGGCGGGCGCGTTTCGGGAGAGCGGGGCTCGAAACCGCCCGAGGACAACAATCAACCCTTATATGCCACCACACCAAACCGTCGAACGATAGAGAGTCATGAGTAACCCATGGATAGCCATCGGGGCGCTCGCCGTCGTCGCGCTCGCCATCCCGATCACGATGATGGTAGCGTCGGCGCTGCTGCGGCCGAGCGTACCGGAACAGGGGAAACGCGCCGTCTACGAGAGCGGCGAGGTCCCGACGGGCGACACGCGCATCAAGTTCAACATTCAGTACTACATGGTCGCGCTGTTGTTCGTCGTCTTCGACATCGAAACCGTCCTCATCTTCCCGTGGACGGTCATCTACCGCGACGCGGTCGCCAACGTCGGACTCGCCGAGGCGCTGGTCCCGATGCTCGTCTTCGTCGGTATCCTCGTCATCGGACTCGGCTGGGCGTGGCGCAACGGCGCGGTCAAGTGGATCCGTAGCCCGCGCGCGCAAGCACAGCGGGTCGAACAGTAATCATGAGTAGCGACCACACACCAACGGCCGACGGCATAGAGACGCAATCGACCCAGGAGGCGCGGCTGGGTGAGGGCGCGGACGACCGATTCAACTCGACGCTGCGGGAGGCATTCGGCTCGACGCCCTTCATCCTCACCAAGTTCGACCAGTTCATGAACTGGGTGCGCGGCTCGTCGATGTTCATGCTGCAGTTCGGGATCGCCTGCTGCAGCATCGAGATGATGCACACCTA
This DNA window, taken from Halosimplex litoreum, encodes the following:
- a CDS encoding class I SAM-dependent methyltransferase produces the protein MPADGPFASAESHYAHYRPRYGDRPLDHLVDRFDLDESSRALDLGCGTGQIAVPLATRVGAVVGMDPNEAMLDGAREGADRASVANVEWIRGSDADLRGSLGDGLGPFDVTTIGRAFHWMDRGPTLDRLRERTRPDGGVAILGDTEWLTKGERAWQDEVYAVAASYLDDLPERTGPRTEPYENPYDVMLSDHGFVDVETATFERTREWNPDGVVGYVFSLSFCSPATFGDEKDDFEADLRERLDELGGPFEQDDEVRVISGRKPA
- a CDS encoding NADH-quinone oxidoreductase subunit A — protein: MSNPWIAIGALAVVALAIPITMMVASALLRPSVPEQGKRAVYESGEVPTGDTRIKFNIQYYMVALLFVVFDIETVLIFPWTVIYRDAVANVGLAEALVPMLVFVGILVIGLGWAWRNGAVKWIRSPRAQAQRVEQ